In Lujinxingia sediminis, a single genomic region encodes these proteins:
- a CDS encoding asparaginase: MPRVLILHTGGTLGMSGSPLYPDAYATRLTEAVPELEQLATIETRIVFNLDSSDMGPPHWEALACEIDASRDAFDGFVIVHGTDTMAYTAAALSFALVNLGKPVILTGAQRPLGALRTDARRNLADAVELATRAIPEVGVCFDGILVRGTRATKSHANDYRAFDSPGTAPIAKLGVDIELSAGLRHPTGEYVFRPGFDARVMMLQMTPGLSPKLIEPLFEGGELGGLVLAAYGMGTVPASEPDMTAMVSRAVASGVEVLVITQAAGKIDLGLYENSRRLADAGAIGGGGLHVEAAVTKMMHALANFETSAARRDYLLRDIAGERS, from the coding sequence ATGCCACGCGTATTGATTTTGCACACCGGCGGGACGCTGGGGATGAGCGGTTCACCGCTTTACCCGGATGCGTATGCCACTCGCCTGACCGAGGCGGTGCCGGAGCTTGAGCAGCTGGCGACGATTGAGACGCGCATCGTCTTCAACCTCGACTCCAGTGATATGGGGCCACCGCATTGGGAGGCGCTGGCGTGTGAGATCGACGCGAGTCGCGACGCGTTTGACGGTTTTGTGATCGTGCATGGCACGGACACCATGGCCTACACCGCGGCGGCGTTGAGTTTTGCCCTGGTGAATCTGGGCAAACCCGTGATTCTCACCGGTGCGCAGCGTCCCCTGGGAGCCCTTCGCACCGATGCGCGCCGCAACCTGGCTGATGCCGTGGAGCTTGCGACCCGGGCGATCCCCGAGGTCGGGGTGTGTTTTGATGGTATTCTGGTACGAGGAACGCGCGCGACCAAGAGCCACGCCAACGATTATCGCGCCTTTGATAGCCCGGGTACCGCCCCGATTGCGAAGTTGGGCGTCGACATTGAATTGAGCGCCGGGCTGCGTCACCCGACAGGGGAGTACGTTTTTCGCCCCGGCTTCGACGCTCGTGTGATGATGCTTCAGATGACGCCGGGTTTAAGCCCAAAGCTCATCGAGCCGCTTTTTGAGGGTGGGGAGCTTGGCGGGCTTGTGCTTGCGGCCTACGGGATGGGGACGGTGCCTGCGAGTGAGCCTGATATGACGGCGATGGTTTCGCGCGCGGTGGCGTCGGGGGTGGAGGTGCTCGTGATCACCCAGGCCGCAGGCAAAATTGACCTGGGGCTCTACGAGAATAGCCGTCGCCTGGCCGACGCCGGAGCGATCGGTGGGGGAGGACTGCATGTGGAGGCGGCAGTGACCAAGATGATGCACGCCCTGGCCAACTTTGAGACCTCGGCTGCGCGGCGCGACTATCTGTTGCGGGACATCGCTGGCGAGCGAAGCTGA
- a CDS encoding cation:proton antiporter, whose translation MMEPGFIENLGWIICASTLVVLVADRLRVPSIVAYIVAGLLLGPIFGLLEVTHAVELIGEVGIALLLFVVGLELSLEKIRDVGKVAAVAGLTQVGLSAAGGFGISYALGYEPMQALLLGIAVTFSSTVVVVKLVDQKGELDALYGRIAVGILLVQDIVVVLALTVLAGVSEGGADVGIKGLLSSVGFALGGTAMLMVAALAAARWVLPRPMAWAARSADTLFMWSLGWFFVFVLVSYVLNLSLEIGAFLAGLSLAQLPYSEELKRRVHPLMSFFVAIFFVTLGLQVDLSSARQGVGVALVLSAFVMVGKFVMFMASVSRSGYGEQTSFRTAVSLAQISEFGFIFAAMALSAQLIGEEVLSIVAMVGLLTIALSSMLIQYSDPLYRRIKKTGALKVFGAAGNPEEARQEEGARDHVIIVGMNPLGRELVRYLHECGERVVVIDTDVFKLSDLPAETILGNVEHGPVLEEAGLEHARAIISALHIDDTNRVVALKARRAGVPVAIHAFDGALISELEALGVDYLITPRADAIEQEWERLKASLMEQGRGQESGDD comes from the coding sequence ATGATGGAGCCCGGGTTCATAGAAAATCTGGGGTGGATCATCTGCGCCTCGACCCTGGTGGTGCTGGTGGCCGATCGCCTGCGTGTGCCCTCGATCGTGGCCTACATTGTGGCGGGGCTTTTGTTGGGGCCGATCTTCGGGCTTCTGGAGGTCACCCACGCTGTGGAGTTGATCGGGGAGGTGGGCATTGCGCTCCTGCTCTTTGTGGTGGGGCTTGAGCTGAGTTTGGAGAAGATTCGGGATGTCGGAAAGGTCGCCGCGGTCGCCGGCTTGACGCAGGTCGGGCTGTCGGCAGCCGGCGGATTCGGGATCAGCTATGCGCTGGGCTATGAGCCGATGCAGGCGTTGCTGCTGGGCATCGCCGTGACATTTAGTAGTACGGTGGTGGTCGTCAAACTCGTCGACCAGAAAGGGGAACTCGACGCCCTCTACGGACGTATCGCTGTGGGAATCTTGCTGGTGCAGGATATCGTCGTGGTGCTCGCGCTCACCGTGCTCGCCGGCGTTTCGGAGGGGGGCGCAGACGTCGGGATCAAGGGCCTGCTCTCAAGCGTGGGCTTTGCGCTGGGCGGCACGGCGATGTTGATGGTCGCCGCGCTGGCAGCCGCGCGCTGGGTGCTTCCACGGCCGATGGCCTGGGCGGCGCGCTCCGCCGATACGCTCTTTATGTGGAGTCTGGGGTGGTTTTTTGTGTTCGTGCTCGTGAGCTACGTGCTCAATCTGAGCCTGGAGATCGGGGCGTTTCTGGCGGGTCTGAGTCTGGCGCAGCTGCCCTATAGCGAGGAGCTGAAGCGGCGAGTTCATCCTCTTATGAGCTTCTTCGTGGCGATCTTTTTCGTGACGTTGGGGCTGCAAGTTGATCTGAGCTCGGCCCGTCAAGGGGTGGGGGTGGCGCTGGTGCTCTCGGCGTTTGTGATGGTGGGCAAGTTCGTGATGTTCATGGCGAGCGTGAGTCGAAGCGGCTATGGCGAGCAGACGAGCTTTCGCACGGCGGTGTCGCTGGCTCAGATCAGTGAGTTTGGATTCATTTTCGCCGCCATGGCGCTCTCTGCGCAGTTAATCGGCGAAGAGGTGCTCTCCATTGTGGCGATGGTGGGGCTGCTGACGATCGCGCTCTCGTCGATGCTCATTCAGTACAGCGATCCGCTCTATCGCCGGATTAAGAAGACGGGGGCGCTGAAGGTGTTCGGGGCAGCCGGTAATCCGGAGGAAGCGAGGCAAGAGGAGGGCGCGCGCGACCATGTGATCATCGTGGGGATGAACCCGCTGGGTCGCGAACTTGTGCGGTATCTCCACGAGTGTGGGGAGCGGGTGGTGGTGATTGATACAGATGTGTTCAAGCTGAGCGATCTTCCGGCAGAGACCATTCTGGGCAATGTGGAGCACGGTCCGGTTCTGGAGGAGGCGGGGCTTGAGCATGCGCGGGCGATCATCAGCGCGTTGCACATCGATGATACCAACCGGGTGGTGGCGTTGAAGGCCCGACGAGCGGGGGTGCCGGTGGCGATTCATGCATTTGATGGTGCGCTCATCTCGGAGCTCGAGGCGCTGGGGGTCGACTACCTGATTACGCCGAGGGCCGATGCGATCGAGCAGGAGTGGGAGCGCTTGAAGGCGTCCTTGATGGAACAGGGAAGAGGCCAGGAGTCTGGGGATGATTGA
- a CDS encoding fibronectin type III domain-containing protein → MTPRFSLFARTALTLSAAASLFGCEPQFNDQVCESDQDCFPDEACQAGVCMLRSDLPDVDPDAELNACGGIQELENAPGDPCGSCNLDQFQCEGAELVCSGDTPCPETDVITTTPTDITARGAHLNGELAELPIEGISELGFCWSSSEASPTLDNANCEAIGTLLEAPGTFSLPVEGLNPGTSYNVATYFIDGDSDSGYGNTLAFTTMAPTPTNVTAVVDGGVITLSWDEADGIVEYEVLRDGTSIAVVGQPSYADEDAPAGTLSGYEDLSATQGTESAGVRLTWSAATGSQGDELSYEVVASYPDADSAPSEAVVAQLPAPAPTSYEVQIDDGAWIDVGLVTEYLDEDAPEGTITAGTTTVSAGEFADRVEVSISGSTSADGQPRQYRVRALADASAGAPSPQVSGFRDAGELSYQWQRTTSDLDQENDYQDISGATSATYSDFDAPATGETRFYRVVVGAPAAPSVTTAGQAGYRAFGAQINLASISGVDTNNATISATVTGLGDPAATEHGICISTQTNPAYPASGATDCSSRGAPASTGPFTESFSSLAPATTYFVRAFIVNATGTSYSGEQTFVTIPGAPTNLTASNTNTQHVALSWNAVSGAEGYRVYRDGNLLTEINDAGQTGFNDTTATESSLNAPTNLQASTNNVDQVNLTWEASVASPVVTYDYTVRAYNSAGDEGSASDIATGSRAAPAITGYRIFRGSNIINPPGVATSYADTSADPGTLGAPSGLTASTTNAAQVDLSWSAAAGSAGTSYAYTVRALSAAGPSAPSNVATGSRAAPAITGYEIFRDSDPLASLGLVTSYADTTADAGAIDTVNDLSASNSNPDQVDLSWSAPATEAGISHAYTVRALSAAGPSAPSTSVNGSRAAPSITGYDILDASDDSVLSTVPSAGSAALAANAPDYTFDQIDGTYDSGNNDMALTITNGTPVNGAPITVRIIARGESGIDATASADATGFRPATSLAFTWERASLAADPVVWETFGAADADSVTDADVDASKLTYRARVDIGTNITVEVPAVTLNIN, encoded by the coding sequence ATGACCCCACGCTTCTCCCTCTTCGCGCGCACCGCGCTCACCCTGAGCGCGGCAGCAAGCCTGTTCGGCTGTGAGCCCCAGTTCAACGACCAGGTCTGCGAGAGCGACCAGGACTGCTTCCCCGACGAAGCATGCCAGGCCGGCGTGTGCATGCTGCGAAGCGACCTCCCGGATGTCGACCCGGACGCCGAACTCAACGCCTGCGGCGGCATCCAGGAGTTGGAGAACGCTCCGGGCGATCCCTGTGGCTCCTGCAACCTGGACCAGTTCCAGTGCGAGGGTGCCGAGCTTGTCTGCTCCGGCGATACGCCCTGCCCCGAGACCGACGTCATCACAACGACGCCCACCGACATCACCGCCCGGGGCGCGCACCTCAATGGCGAGCTGGCAGAGCTCCCCATCGAAGGCATCAGCGAGCTGGGCTTTTGTTGGTCTTCGAGCGAGGCCAGCCCCACGCTGGACAACGCCAACTGCGAGGCCATTGGGACCCTTCTCGAAGCCCCCGGCACCTTCTCCTTGCCGGTTGAGGGCTTAAACCCGGGTACCAGCTACAACGTCGCCACCTACTTCATCGATGGCGATTCCGACTCCGGCTATGGCAACACCCTGGCTTTCACCACCATGGCCCCCACGCCCACAAACGTCACCGCCGTCGTTGACGGCGGCGTCATCACCCTGAGCTGGGATGAGGCCGACGGGATCGTGGAGTATGAAGTGCTTCGTGACGGCACGTCCATCGCCGTCGTCGGCCAGCCCTCCTATGCCGACGAAGACGCGCCGGCGGGCACCCTCTCCGGCTACGAAGATCTCAGCGCCACGCAGGGCACCGAAAGCGCAGGCGTGCGCCTGACCTGGTCTGCGGCTACCGGAAGCCAGGGCGATGAACTCAGCTACGAAGTTGTCGCATCCTATCCCGACGCCGACAGCGCTCCTTCCGAAGCAGTCGTCGCTCAACTTCCCGCTCCGGCTCCGACCTCCTACGAAGTTCAGATCGACGACGGTGCCTGGATCGACGTGGGTCTTGTCACCGAGTACCTCGACGAGGACGCCCCCGAAGGCACCATTACCGCTGGCACCACCACGGTAAGTGCCGGCGAATTCGCCGACCGTGTCGAGGTGAGCATCAGCGGCAGCACAAGCGCAGACGGCCAGCCGCGACAGTACCGGGTTCGCGCCCTCGCCGACGCATCGGCCGGCGCTCCCAGCCCGCAAGTGTCGGGATTCCGCGACGCCGGCGAGCTCAGCTACCAGTGGCAGCGCACCACCTCCGACCTCGATCAGGAAAACGATTATCAGGATATCAGCGGCGCCACCTCGGCCACCTACAGCGACTTCGACGCCCCGGCAACCGGTGAAACGCGTTTCTACCGCGTGGTCGTAGGCGCCCCGGCTGCGCCCTCGGTCACCACCGCGGGCCAGGCCGGCTACCGCGCGTTTGGCGCCCAGATCAATCTGGCGTCGATCTCCGGGGTGGATACAAACAACGCCACCATCAGCGCCACGGTCACCGGCCTGGGCGATCCTGCAGCCACGGAGCATGGCATCTGCATCAGCACCCAGACCAACCCAGCCTATCCGGCCTCCGGCGCTACCGACTGCAGCTCGCGCGGTGCTCCCGCCTCCACCGGCCCGTTCACCGAATCCTTCTCCTCGCTTGCCCCCGCCACCACCTATTTCGTGCGCGCGTTCATCGTCAACGCCACCGGCACCTCCTACTCCGGCGAACAAACCTTCGTCACGATCCCCGGGGCCCCTACAAACCTGACCGCTTCCAACACCAACACGCAACACGTCGCACTTAGCTGGAACGCGGTCAGCGGCGCCGAGGGCTACCGCGTCTACCGCGACGGCAACCTGCTCACCGAGATCAACGACGCCGGTCAGACCGGCTTCAACGACACCACCGCCACCGAAAGCTCTCTGAATGCTCCGACCAACCTTCAGGCATCCACGAACAATGTGGATCAGGTCAACCTTACCTGGGAGGCCTCCGTCGCCAGCCCTGTCGTCACGTACGACTACACTGTGCGCGCCTACAACAGCGCGGGTGACGAGGGCAGCGCGAGCGACATCGCCACCGGCTCACGCGCCGCTCCCGCCATCACCGGCTACAGAATCTTCCGCGGGTCCAACATCATTAACCCTCCCGGAGTTGCCACCTCCTACGCCGACACCTCCGCCGACCCGGGCACCCTCGGCGCCCCGAGCGGCCTCACCGCCTCCACCACCAACGCCGCCCAGGTTGACCTGAGCTGGAGCGCTGCTGCAGGCAGCGCCGGAACTTCCTACGCCTACACCGTGCGCGCCCTCAGTGCGGCGGGCCCCTCGGCCCCCTCCAATGTGGCCACCGGCTCGCGCGCCGCGCCTGCCATCACCGGCTATGAGATCTTCCGAGACAGCGACCCGCTGGCCTCCCTCGGCCTCGTCACCTCCTACGCCGACACGACCGCCGACGCCGGCGCTATCGACACCGTCAACGACCTGAGCGCCTCGAACTCCAACCCCGATCAGGTTGACCTCAGCTGGAGCGCCCCTGCCACCGAAGCCGGCATCTCGCACGCCTACACCGTGCGCGCCCTCAGTGCGGCGGGCCCCTCGGCCCCCTCCACGTCCGTCAACGGCTCGCGCGCTGCACCCTCCATCACCGGCTACGACATCCTCGACGCCAGCGATGACTCCGTGCTCTCGACCGTGCCCTCCGCCGGGTCGGCCGCGCTGGCGGCCAACGCCCCCGACTACACCTTCGACCAGATCGACGGCACCTACGACAGCGGGAACAACGACATGGCGCTGACCATCACCAACGGCACCCCGGTGAATGGCGCCCCCATCACCGTCCGCATCATCGCCCGCGGTGAGAGCGGCATTGACGCCACCGCCTCGGCCGACGCCACAGGCTTCCGCCCCGCAACCTCCCTCGCCTTCACCTGGGAGCGCGCCAGCCTCGCCGCCGATCCCGTCGTCTGGGAAACCTTCGGGGCCGCGGACGCGGACTCCGTCACCGACGCCGACGTCGACGCGTCCAAGCTCACCTACCGCGCCCGCGTCGACATCGGCACCAACATCACCGTCGAAGTCCCCGCGGTCACCCTCAACATAAACTGA
- a CDS encoding phosphotransferase has protein sequence MVDANDTRTGGCTKTTDAPALVVPDERPWELVEDQSMDRDALRRRLWRWASIEVIGRLAGGTNPGVVVSLGEGRRAVYREYAGGRRAWQTECGVCGELAGVVGAPALLDCGEERDGSRRADYWSLVAYVDGEAAACPTQVDVAEAIVRIASARRYACPGLLGEGLALTKRWDTHRAEFDGFMGWALGQEVVVERLGVARLARVRATIAAGGEALAMLGAEAYLMHGDLKDAHVMGRRVGGAWGWCLVDWEMGRAGHPLIELGRWSASRTLSRWREESAQVLKLLEARWPPGRWARGWEVVELYRLQTLVGTLKAGARREDAVIWALTAIDALLA, from the coding sequence TTGGTTGATGCGAACGATACGAGGACGGGGGGCTGCACTAAAACCACGGATGCGCCAGCGTTGGTCGTCCCTGATGAGCGCCCCTGGGAGTTGGTTGAGGACCAGTCGATGGATCGCGACGCGCTACGACGTCGTCTTTGGCGTTGGGCGTCGATCGAGGTGATCGGGCGCCTGGCCGGTGGCACCAATCCCGGGGTGGTTGTGTCGTTGGGAGAGGGGCGACGAGCGGTCTATCGGGAGTACGCCGGCGGGCGGCGTGCCTGGCAGACGGAGTGCGGGGTATGTGGCGAGCTGGCCGGGGTGGTGGGCGCGCCGGCGTTGCTGGATTGCGGGGAGGAGCGCGATGGAAGCCGGCGCGCGGACTACTGGTCTCTGGTTGCGTATGTGGATGGCGAGGCGGCTGCTTGCCCGACGCAGGTCGATGTGGCGGAGGCGATCGTGAGGATTGCGAGCGCGCGTCGCTACGCGTGTCCGGGGCTACTGGGGGAGGGGCTGGCGTTGACGAAGCGCTGGGACACGCACCGTGCGGAGTTTGACGGGTTTATGGGCTGGGCGCTGGGCCAGGAGGTTGTGGTGGAGCGTCTCGGGGTGGCGAGGTTGGCCCGGGTGCGCGCAACGATCGCGGCCGGAGGGGAGGCGCTGGCGATGTTGGGGGCGGAGGCGTATTTGATGCACGGGGATCTTAAAGATGCCCATGTTATGGGGCGGCGTGTGGGTGGGGCGTGGGGGTGGTGTCTGGTTGACTGGGAGATGGGGCGGGCGGGGCATCCGCTGATCGAGCTCGGGCGATGGTCGGCATCGAGAACGTTGAGCCGCTGGCGTGAGGAGAGTGCGCAGGTGCTCAAGCTGCTTGAAGCGAGGTGGCCCCCGGGACGGTGGGCGCGGGGCTGGGAGGTGGTGGAGCTCTATCGCCTTCAAACGCTGGTAGGTACGTTGAAGGCCGGGGCACGTCGTGAAGACGCGGTGATCTGGGCGTTAACAGCGATCGACGCGCTCCTTGCTTGA
- a CDS encoding pirin family protein, which translates to MLEHLPATQRGSTRIDWLNSRHSFSFGGYHNPDRMGFRNLRVINDDIVSPGAGFGSHPHRDMEIISYVVDGQLAHRDSMGNGSTIGPGEVQRMSAGTGVRHSEFNDSDTQPVRFLQIWIPPSEPGLTPSYEQRNFELSSSPNTFHLIVSPDADGDALKIHQDARIYAARIDEGHAVDITLPEGRYGWVQVVRGTLKVNDQPLGEGDGLAAFQEPTLRFKATAASEVLFFDLA; encoded by the coding sequence ATGCTTGAACACCTCCCCGCAACGCAACGCGGCAGCACCCGCATCGACTGGCTCAACTCTCGCCACTCCTTCTCCTTCGGCGGCTACCACAACCCCGACCGAATGGGCTTTCGCAACCTGCGCGTTATCAACGATGATATCGTCTCCCCCGGCGCGGGATTTGGCTCCCACCCCCACCGCGACATGGAGATCATCTCCTACGTCGTCGACGGACAACTCGCCCACCGCGACTCCATGGGCAACGGCTCCACCATTGGCCCGGGTGAAGTCCAGCGCATGAGCGCGGGCACCGGTGTGCGTCATAGCGAGTTCAACGACTCCGACACCCAACCGGTGCGCTTTCTCCAGATCTGGATTCCCCCCTCCGAGCCCGGGCTGACGCCTTCCTACGAACAACGCAATTTCGAGCTGAGCTCCTCACCCAACACCTTCCACCTCATCGTCTCCCCGGACGCCGACGGTGACGCGCTGAAGATCCACCAGGACGCCCGCATCTACGCCGCCCGCATCGACGAGGGGCACGCCGTCGACATCACGCTTCCCGAAGGACGCTACGGCTGGGTTCAGGTGGTGCGCGGTACGCTTAAGGTCAACGACCAGCCCCTCGGCGAGGGCGATGGCCTGGCCGCGTTTCAGGAGCCGACACTCCGTTTTAAGGCCACCGCTGCGTCCGAAGTGCTCTTCTTTGATCTGGCCTGA
- a CDS encoding response regulator transcription factor: MMESEATVLIVEDDPGLASALGELLEAEGYKTRVEHNGERAIEHIRSENPDAVLLDLGLPDSDGFEVCKAVRPAYMGAIIMLTGSHGDNDHIRGLEVGADDYVTKPVSPPLLLARLKALLRRLEQISEVTDLSVASGDSKKLNMGPLFIDRRARQATIDETLVELTTFEFDLLWMLARRSGTTVRRDELYRHLLDREYDGLDRTIDVHISRLRKKLVEFGGEADWIKTVHGKGYQFFVA, translated from the coding sequence ATGATGGAAAGTGAAGCGACTGTCTTGATCGTCGAGGACGACCCCGGCCTCGCCAGCGCTCTTGGTGAGTTGTTGGAAGCCGAGGGTTATAAAACCCGGGTCGAGCACAATGGCGAGCGCGCCATTGAACACATTCGCAGCGAGAACCCTGACGCGGTGCTCCTGGATCTGGGCCTGCCCGACTCCGACGGCTTTGAGGTGTGCAAGGCGGTGCGTCCCGCATATATGGGCGCCATCATCATGCTCACCGGCTCGCACGGCGACAATGACCACATCCGTGGTCTGGAGGTCGGTGCGGACGACTATGTCACCAAGCCGGTATCACCGCCTCTGCTTCTCGCGCGGCTTAAAGCCTTGCTGCGCCGCCTGGAACAGATCAGCGAAGTCACCGACCTTTCGGTTGCCAGCGGTGACTCCAAAAAGCTCAACATGGGGCCGCTCTTCATCGATCGACGCGCCCGCCAGGCCACAATCGACGAGACCCTGGTTGAGCTGACCACCTTCGAATTTGACCTGCTCTGGATGCTCGCCAGACGCTCCGGCACCACCGTGCGTCGCGATGAGCTCTACCGCCACCTGCTCGACCGCGAGTACGACGGCCTCGATCGCACCATCGACGTGCACATCAGCCGCCTGCGCAAAAAGCTCGTCGAGTTCGGCGGTGAGGCCGACTGGATCAAAACGGTGCACGGCAAGGGCTACCAGTTCTTCGTAGCCTGA
- a CDS encoding THUMP domain-containing class I SAM-dependent RNA methyltransferase: MAQTYFATTQPGLEEALLAELRQLKIKKPRMLTGGVEFQATYATLYEANLTLRSATRIWLRLDEFRARDTSELYRKCRRFDWERLIGSDLTLNIHAHSQQSRMVHTGTIAEVVAQAIGERFADELQRPAPEFGESDQAQRIMVRIEGDRCQLSLDTSGPRLQQRGWRTESGPAPLRENIAAGLLLLSGWQPDQPLLDPMCGSATILIEAALMATKTPPNLTRSFAFEGWQNLDSARLAAFRDSLRAARKPEAPTRILGFDRDPHVLEAAAANARRAGVDTQLHLTPAPLAELCSPDTPPGLILTNPPYGERLESGDVLPTLIERWQNELPSWSLAFIWPRERATEVQALATHRLKSIATIFNGGISVDLWHSNPPG, translated from the coding sequence ATGGCTCAGACCTATTTCGCCACCACCCAGCCCGGCCTCGAAGAGGCGCTTCTCGCGGAGCTTCGCCAACTCAAGATCAAAAAGCCGCGAATGCTTACCGGCGGCGTCGAGTTCCAGGCCACCTACGCCACCCTCTATGAGGCGAACCTCACTCTGCGCAGCGCCACACGCATCTGGCTTCGCCTTGATGAGTTTCGCGCCCGAGACACCTCCGAGCTCTACCGAAAATGCAGGCGCTTCGACTGGGAGCGTCTCATCGGCTCGGACCTCACCCTTAACATCCACGCGCACAGCCAGCAGAGCCGTATGGTGCACACCGGCACCATCGCGGAAGTTGTCGCGCAGGCGATTGGCGAACGCTTTGCCGACGAGCTACAGCGCCCGGCCCCCGAGTTCGGCGAAAGCGACCAGGCCCAGCGAATCATGGTGCGCATCGAGGGCGATCGCTGCCAGCTCAGCCTCGACACCAGCGGACCGCGTCTCCAACAACGCGGCTGGCGAACCGAATCGGGCCCGGCCCCCCTCCGCGAAAACATCGCCGCCGGCCTGTTGCTACTCTCCGGCTGGCAGCCCGACCAACCCCTGCTCGATCCGATGTGCGGCAGCGCTACCATCCTCATTGAGGCCGCGCTCATGGCCACGAAGACCCCGCCAAACCTCACGCGCAGCTTCGCCTTTGAGGGCTGGCAAAACCTCGACAGCGCCCGACTCGCCGCATTTCGAGACTCACTTCGAGCCGCCCGCAAGCCCGAAGCTCCCACCCGGATTCTGGGATTTGACCGCGATCCCCACGTGTTGGAAGCCGCCGCCGCAAACGCCCGCCGCGCCGGCGTCGACACTCAACTTCATCTTACGCCCGCCCCCCTCGCGGAGCTCTGCTCCCCCGACACCCCTCCCGGCCTCATCCTGACCAACCCACCCTATGGCGAGCGCCTGGAGAGTGGCGACGTCCTGCCCACGCTCATCGAGCGCTGGCAAAACGAGCTCCCCTCATGGTCACTGGCCTTTATCTGGCCCCGCGAGCGCGCCACCGAGGTTCAGGCACTCGCCACACATCGCCTCAAAAGTATCGCCACCATCTTTAACGGCGGCATCTCCGTCGATCTCTGGCACAGCAACCCTCCGGGCTGA
- a CDS encoding UbiA family prenyltransferase, with amino-acid sequence MRVLSALIFSNIWIATGAAALTLASARQFGGASGAIIALGSTVLWATLAVYSLDRRVGGRGEDRLAGSVRHRWLSGHRGIVTVVIGLGVAGSAVSAWMLRLPTLVALVPLAVVSVGYSLPLIFWKGARLKDLPHVKTPVTALVWAVVTCGLPALELGGPLNPGIWTWLMLERALFVYALTLPFDVRDLHSDRAGGLRTLAGRLGEDWSFVLAQTAVLAVIVSAAVRAFSGPGVGGLAVMLASLASLGLLLYGKRRFAARRPPGELYYAGALDGMILGQAILLMIFG; translated from the coding sequence ATGCGCGTTCTCAGCGCACTGATCTTTTCGAACATCTGGATTGCGACCGGGGCGGCCGCGTTGACGCTGGCCAGCGCGCGCCAGTTTGGCGGGGCGTCCGGGGCGATCATTGCGCTGGGGTCGACGGTCTTGTGGGCGACGCTCGCGGTGTACAGCCTGGATCGCCGGGTAGGAGGCCGCGGCGAAGATCGCCTGGCGGGGAGTGTGCGTCATAGGTGGTTGAGCGGGCATCGGGGGATAGTGACAGTGGTGATCGGGCTGGGCGTAGCAGGGAGTGCTGTGTCGGCCTGGATGTTGCGTCTGCCGACGTTGGTGGCGCTGGTGCCGCTGGCCGTGGTGTCGGTGGGCTACAGCCTGCCGTTGATCTTCTGGAAGGGGGCGCGGCTTAAAGATCTTCCGCATGTGAAGACGCCGGTCACGGCGTTGGTGTGGGCGGTGGTGACCTGCGGGTTGCCGGCGCTGGAGTTGGGGGGGCCGCTCAATCCGGGCATATGGACGTGGCTTATGCTGGAACGTGCGCTCTTTGTGTATGCGCTGACGCTCCCCTTTGATGTGCGCGATTTGCACAGCGATCGGGCCGGAGGGCTGCGTACGCTCGCCGGGCGGCTGGGGGAAGATTGGAGTTTTGTGCTGGCGCAGACGGCGGTGCTGGCGGTGATCGTCTCGGCGGCGGTGCGCGCCTTCTCGGGTCCGGGCGTAGGGGGGCTGGCAGTGATGCTCGCCAGCCTCGCTTCGCTCGGCTTGCTGCTCTACGGCAAGCGCCGCTTCGCGGCGCGCCGCCCCCCCGGCGAACTCTATTATGCGGGCGCATTAGACGGGATGATTCTGGGGCAGGCGATCCTGCTCATGATCTTCGGCTGA